TGGGAGGCAGATAGGTAACCGCAAAGAAGGGCTTTAAATCTGGCGTCAAAATCACATTGAGAGGCCATCCTCCCCCCGTTCCCATGAGAGCTTGGGCAAACTCCATGTAGATGCTATCCACATGTGGGAGCTCTTCCCGATCGACCTTGATGCAGATGAAGGTCTCGTTCATCAGCTTTGCAAGCTCGGGATTTTCAAACGACTCGCGCTCCATCACATGGCACCAGTGGCAGGTGGCATAGCCAATAGATAGAAAAATCGGTTTATCGGCGGTTTTTGCCGCTTCAAAGGCCTCTCTCCCCCAAGGGTACCAGTCAACCGGGTTGTGCGCATGCTGGAGAAGATAGGGAGACTTCTCGTGGATTAGCCGGTTGGTATAGGGGGGTGTGGCCATGAGAGATCTGCCCTTTTAGATAACCCCTAGATACTTAGCGAGATACCACGCTACAACTAGAACGAGTGCTGAGGCTCCCGCCCAGACGAGATTGGGAAACCACTTTACGCCCCCTCCCATGCTTCCTCTGACCTCTAAAGTCCCGATTCCATAGGAGAAGTCATGCTTCTCTGCAGGCACTTTAAACGCGTGTGGATGCTCTTTCATGATCTTTTCTGTGTCTAGCCCCAAAAACGAGGAGTATTGCCTCATAAAGCCCATTGCGTAGACCCCAGCCACATGCTGCTGAATCTGCCCCTCTTCGATCGCCTCGATGTAGGAGGACCTAATCGACGTTGAATTCTCAACCTCTTTTAACGAGAGATTAAGCTCTTTTCTCTTCCCTTTCAAAAGCGCACCTACGCGCTTTAACTCTTCACTCATAAAAACCCTCCAAACCTGTCTAAAAACAGTCCTCTATCTTT
Above is a genomic segment from Chlamydiales bacterium containing:
- a CDS encoding helix-turn-helix domain-containing protein; the encoded protein is MSEELKRVGALLKGKRKELNLSLKEVENSTSIRSSYIEAIEEGQIQQHVAGVYAMGFMRQYSSFLGLDTEKIMKEHPHAFKVPAEKHDFSYGIGTLEVRGSMGGGVKWFPNLVWAGASALVLVVAWYLAKYLGVI